Proteins encoded in a region of the Equus asinus isolate D_3611 breed Donkey chromosome X, EquAss-T2T_v2, whole genome shotgun sequence genome:
- the SERTM2 gene encoding serine-rich and transmembrane domain-containing 2, protein MTEVHFKYHGNLTGRAHYPTLATEVDTTSDKYSNLYMYVGLFLSLLAILLILLFTMLLRLKHVISPINSESTESVPQFTDVEMQSRIPTP, encoded by the coding sequence ATGACAGAGGTGCATTTCAAGTACCATGGAAATCTCACTGGGCGGGCCCATTACCCTACCCTGGCAACAGAGGTTGACACCACTTCAGATAAGTATTCTAACCTGTACATGTATGTGGGCTTATTCCTGAGCCTCCTGGCTATTCTTCTCATTCTGCTCTTCACAATGCTCCTTCGGCTCAAACATGTCATCTCGCCCATCAACTCTGAGAGCACAGAAAGTGTTCCTCAATTCACAGATGTAGAGATGCAGAGTCGAATCCCCACTCCTTAA